In Hydractinia symbiolongicarpus strain clone_291-10 chromosome 4, HSymV2.1, whole genome shotgun sequence, the following proteins share a genomic window:
- the LOC130641430 gene encoding octopamine receptor-like, whose translation MNTTDTPSSDPSEGIMKGILYAFMASVVVFINIMVLVAYFIRDKKKRGILDIFVVSLAVSSILTSITVIGIVAYVRATNNEYFQGKMGECYVQFFFGTMLRLTDVATTTAIAIDRFIALYKPIFYRTKVKQRQGYIGCGIIWLSSAVIATLPPLGVGDISKDMESLCTADWSTSISIVVLTVTYTQFVIVLVCYVGIFKSIDAFVKRQKAMTKSQNVSTSSADRRNSINSLALSDTSNNSLPTETPSESRSSSISFPNIAFESELTDRLCKLSHANIKAALREIKGVEEIELETSMKLKTVKTRRDINSTPTVSKASSSVNLRVKAAINRVSWSDSPEDFKVNPTDLQQKMKNTAMATNGKFESHRERSCSTQIPNYVNLSDDVFIENDFDDQTDKEKEKKPIRKSLTLLVRDKWRAKKLRRSSSIKHFWKESQHFAKVMGVVVLIFYISWLPLAVSINIVLVTGNTKKSHDILWISYNLSLLSSVAIPIAYAVMCKPYREGYRRLWKGIKYLFVWEKEVKF comes from the exons ATGAACACTACAGACACACCAAGCAGCGACCCCTCGGAAGGTATAATGAAGGGCATATTGTATGCTTTTATGGCATCAGTTGTTGTGTTTATAAACATAATGGTTCTTGTTGCTTATTTCATCCGCGATAAAAAGAAACGCGGAATACTCGATATTTTTGTAGTTAGTCTCGCAGTTTCATCGATACTAACGAGCATAACGGTAATTGGAATTGTTGCGTACGTTCGAGCTACGAATAATGAATATTTCCAGGGTAAAATGGGAGAGTGTTACGTACAGTTCTTTTTCGGTACAATGCTTCGTTTAACAGATGTGGCTACAACAACGGCTATCGCTATTGATCGATTCATTGCTTTATATAAGCCGATATTTTACCGAACAAAAGTAAAGCAAAGGCAAGGATATATCGGTTGTGGAATCATATGGCTATCTTCTGCAGTTATTGCCACTTTGCCTCCACTGGGAGTGGGTGATATCAGTAAAGACATGGAAAGTTTATGCACAGCCGATTGGTCGACATCCATCAGTATTGTTGTGTTGACAGTGACGTATACGCAATTCGTCATCGTCTTAGTATGTTACGTGGGGATTTTCAAGAGTATTGATGCTTTTGTGAAACGGCAAAAAGCTATGACCAAGTCACAAAATGTTTCAACCTCCTCCGCAGATCGAAGAAACTCTATTAATAGTTTAGCTTTATCGGACACAAGCAACAACAGCTTACCGACGGAGACTCCATCAGAAAGTCGTTCTAGCTCGATTTCATTTCCAAACATTGCATTTGAAAGTGAACTTACAGATAGATTATGTAAACTATCACATGCTAACATAAAAGCCGCCCTTCGTGAAATCAAGGGCGTAGAAGAAATTGAACTGGAAACAAGTATGaagttaaaaacagtaaaaacaagaAGAGATATTAATTCTACCCCAACAGTATCAAAAGCAAGCTCGAGCGTTAACTTAAGAGTTAAAGCAGCTATAAATCGTGTTTCGTGGTCAGACTCACCAGAAGACTTCAAAGTAAATCCTACAGATTTACAACAGAAAATGAAAAACACAGCAATGGCCACGAATGGTAAATTCGAGTCACATCGAGAACGATCATGTTCAACACAAATCCCAAATTATGTGAATCTGAGTGACGATGTTTTTATTGAGAATGATTTTGATGACCAAACtgacaaagaaaaagaaaagaaacctATTCGCAAGAGTTTAACACTACTTGTGCGTGATAAATGGAGAGCAAAAAAGTTGCGTCGGAGTTCTTCAATCAAACACTTTTGGAAAGAGAGTCAACATTTTGCGAAAGTCATGGGTGTGGTTGTTCTTATATTCTATATCTCATGGCTACCACTAGCG GTATCCATCAACATAGTTTTGGTCACTGGCAACACAAAGAAATCACATGACATACTATGGATTTCATACAACTTGAGCTTATTAAGTTCGGTAGCAATTCCCATTGCGTATGCTGTGATGTGCAAGCCATATAGAGAAGGATACCGAAGGCTGTGGAAAgggataaaatatttgtttgtgtgggaaaaagaagtgaaattctaa
- the LOC130641431 gene encoding uncharacterized protein LOC130641431: MVVNQKSHIRIIKFSHAKLFILFSTIKPANTSCGDLCCFKVCQDIMKKDIRKYFNISWQFIPSKITMFCYYGAKYTLMSYLVIFFTSFGLDPQQAGVIASVRSAVQVIGSIVIGWLVDYTRRCKLILLSAIFLAALSVLVMPFAGNVISSSNTLKKDNTSVNVTLEILNSNGDKNLQLFWTFLSCCFVYAFSDGIHGMVDATIMKLTHIKGKGKSTYNHQRLWGSIGYGFVPLVAGLVLEQWHSKGFIPVLYLFVALHGILMVSCYIMLRGDSYDTEQNEGTDSKENQKVLKHLWASIKQMDTVVIMVNSFLNGVAGVIQFGFIYLLMQEEMFNASKTIMGFSFLASSLTEAMVAPFIGKMSKCLGSPYASMALSLIGYGLTFLLYHFTKNAILVLPINLIAGITYPGFIYSAQDELYRLTHPSSLTVMFTIDRSVYSGIGGGMAGVVGGSLFKQYGGRVMYLIFAVMYFVSAVLTYAYGYCRNDNKKPVWITNRFKDCDNEEKLISKTETMI, from the exons ATGGTGGTAAATCAGAAGTCTCA catCAGAATTATAAAGTTTTCTCATGCCAAActgttcattttattttcaacaatcaAGCCAGCAAATACCAGTTGTGGAGATCTTTGTTGTTTTAAG GTCTGCCAGGACATCATGAAGAAGGATATTAGAAAATATTTCAACATTTCATGGCAATTTATCCCATCTAAGATTACAATGTTTTGCTATTATGGAGCAAAATACACACTGATGTCGTATCTGGTCATATTTTTTACCAGCTTTGGATTAGATCCACAACAAGCTGGAGTCATTGCCAGCGTTCGTTCGGCAGTCCAAGTCATTGGTAGCATTGTAATCGGTTGGCTGGTCGATTATACAAGAAGATGTAAATTGATCCTGctttcagcaatttttttagcAGCCCTGTCAGTGTTAGTAATGCCATTTGCTGGAAACGTTATTTCTTCatcaaatactttaaaaaaagacaacacTAGTGTTAATGTTACTTTGGAAATCTTGAATTCAAATGGAGATAAAAATCTTCAGTTATTCTGGACGTTTTTGAGTTGCTGCTTTGTGTATGCGTTCTCTGATGGCATACATGGAATGGTAGATGCTACAATCATGAAACTCACACACATAAAAGGAAAAGGAAAAAGTACCTACAATCATCAAAGATTATGGGGTTCAATTGGATATGGATTTGTGCCTTTAGTAGCTGGGCTAGTCCTTGAACAATGGCATTCTAAGGGATTTATTCCAGTTCTTTATCTCTTTGTTGCACTACATGGTATTTTAATGGTGAGCTGTTACATCATGCTGAGAGGTGATTCTTACGATACAGAACAAAATGAAGGGACTGATTCAAAGGAAAATCAAAAGGTTTTGAAACACCTGTGGGCATCAATAAAGCAAATGGATACAGTTGTTATTATGGTTAACAGTTTCTTGAATGGAGTTGCTGGCGTCATCCAATTCGGCTTTATTTATCTACTCATGCAGGAAGAAATGTTCAATGCTTCGAAAACAATTATGGGATTCTCATTTTTAGCATCTTCTTTAACCGAAGCCATGGTAGCACCGTTCATAGGTAAAATGTCCAAATGTTTGGGTAGTCCTTATGCAAGTATGGCATTGTCCCTAATAGGTTATGGACTGACGTTTTTATTGTatcattttacaaaaaatgcaATTCTTGTTCTCCCTATCAATCTAATTGCTGGTATTACCTATCCAGGATTTATATACAGTGCACAGGACGAATTGTATCGACTGACACATCCTAGCAGTTTAACAGTAATGTTCACAATTGATCGCAGCGTTTATAGCGGTATTGGCGGTGGAATGGCTGGTGTGGTTGGTGGTAGCTTGTTTAAGCAATACGGCGGGCGTGTTATGTATTTGATATTTGCCGTAATGTATTTTGTATCTGCTGTGCTGACCTACGCATACGGATATTGCCGTAACGACAACAAAAAGCCTGTTTGGATTACGAACCGTTTCAAGGACTGTGACAATGAAGAAAAGCTAATTTCTAAAACAGAAACCATGATTTAG